The Fibrobacter sp. UWP2 genomic sequence TCGATTGCCACCGCAGCCGAAGGCGAAGACCAAATGTCCACCCCGGCAAAAAAGAGCGAGCCCTCTTTCTTTAGCGTGGGTGTTCGTGCCGCCTATAATTACAACACGATGTTCGGTCTCTCGGACGAATGGAACATCTATGCCGACGATGCCGAAGAACCCTCCGGCAATGGTTTTGAAGGCGGTCTCGCCATTCGACTGCAACTGCTCCCCTTTATGCAGTTCACCCCGGAAGTTTTGTTCAACTACACCAAGCTGACCCAGGATGACGGCGACACCGACCGTGAATTCGAGCAAATGGGCGTCGAAATCCCCGTACTCCTCCGTGTCACACCCATTGAATGGGTCTACCTCGTTGTCGGTCCGACCATAGAATTCAATGTCAGCGACGAAGAGCACCTTAACAGCGGCGAAATGGAAGCCGCCGGCGTCAAATACACCCACGAATTCGCCGAAGGCTACGACCGCAAGGCTGTGCAATTCGGACTCACGCTGGGTATTGGCGGTTACGCCATTCCCAACAGGCTCAGTTTCGACATCCGCCTGAACCTCGGAATGTTCAACGACGTCTATGAGGGCAGGACTCTTAAAGATAGCAGCGGAAAAGAATACAAGGGTAGCAAGCTCATCGACTTGAGCGGCGGCAAACAAATGGCCTTCAAGTTCGGCCTTGGATTCTGGTTTATGTAAGCGAAGCTGCAAGTGTATCCATAGACTCACTCTTGCCAACGGAATGACACAGAAAAACCCGCTCAGACGAGCGGGTTTTTATTATAAAGTTTGGTCAATCTCTTAATAAACAGAAACAGCGGGTAACGTATATTTTCTTTCGCAAATTCCACTAAGGGGGTAAAAAAATAGGATGTTCCAATTTTTAGATTTGAAATAACCACAAATCAAACACAA encodes the following:
- a CDS encoding porin family protein, with protein sequence MKISNLFAAGLLATSIATAAEGEDQMSTPAKKSEPSFFSVGVRAAYNYNTMFGLSDEWNIYADDAEEPSGNGFEGGLAIRLQLLPFMQFTPEVLFNYTKLTQDDGDTDREFEQMGVEIPVLLRVTPIEWVYLVVGPTIEFNVSDEEHLNSGEMEAAGVKYTHEFAEGYDRKAVQFGLTLGIGGYAIPNRLSFDIRLNLGMFNDVYEGRTLKDSSGKEYKGSKLIDLSGGKQMAFKFGLGFWFM